Proteins from one Erpetoichthys calabaricus chromosome 11, fErpCal1.3, whole genome shotgun sequence genomic window:
- the pim2 gene encoding serine/threonine-protein kinase pim-2, which produces MLEKLMENLSFHDVKELKGKVTQVREPFEKQYKVGQLLGSGGFGSVYAAQRLSDGLQVAVKKISLERIHQWARTPNEPGPVPMEIALLQRLWGGGTLAPKGIIRMLDWFEMPGDGYLIVFERPQVCQDLFDFVTERGPLEESLARRFLQQITRALQYCHSSGVVHRDIKDENILVDMRTGEVKIIDFGSGAVLKDAPYSEFEGTRVYSPPEWIIRHQYRAEPLTVWSLGVLLFDMVCGDVPFERDEEIVQGKLRFTKRISAECQSLIRRCLAFQPEERPTLDQILSHSWMTASAEDDDCMQESCDYAPSKASL; this is translated from the exons ATGTTGGAGAAACTAATGGAGAATCTGTCTTTCCACGATGTTAAAGAGTTAAAGGGAAAAGTGACTCAAG TACGAGAACCTTTCGAGAAGCAGTACAAGGTGGGGCAGCTGCTGGGAAGTGGAGGTTTCGGATCAGTCTACGCAGCTCAGCGCCTCTCTGACGGCTTACAG GTGGCAGTGAAAAAGATCTCCCTGGAAAGGATACATCAGTGGGCAAGAACT CCAAATGAACCTGGGCCCGTGCCAATGGAAATTGCCCTTCTTCAGCGTTTATGGGGTGGTGGCACTCTAGCCCCTAAAGGCATAATTCGAATGCTGGACTGGTTTGAGATGCCCGGAGATGGCTATCTGATTGTTTTTGAACGACCTCAAGTGTGCCAGGATCTTTTCGATTTTGTCACTGAGAGAGGTCCGCTGGAAGAATCCCTGGCAAGGAG GTTCCTTCAGCAGATCACACGTGCTCTGCAGTACTGTCACTCGAGTGGAGTCGTGCATCGCGACATCAAGGATGAAAATATTCTTGTTGATATGCGTACAGGAGAAGTAAAGATTATTGACTTTGGATCTGGGGCTGTGCTAAAGGATGCGCCTTATTCTGAGTTtgaag GTACTCGAGTGTACAGTCCCCCTGAATGGATTATCCGTCACCAGTATCGGGCAGAACCCCTGACTGTCTGGTCTTTAGGGGTACTTTTGTTTGACATGGTTTGTGGAGATGTCCCTTTTGAGAGAGATGAAGAGATCGTTCAGGGGAAACTGCGCTTCACCAAGCGCATTTCAGCAG AATGTCAATCTCTGATTCGACGGTGTTTAGCCTTTCAACCAGAGGAGCGACCAACTTTAGACCAGATACTGTCCCATTCCTGGATGACTGCATCAGCTGAGGATGACGACTGTATGCAGGAATCCTGTGACTATGCACCTAGTAAAGCGAGTCTTTGA